In Silene latifolia isolate original U9 population chromosome X, ASM4854445v1, whole genome shotgun sequence, the following proteins share a genomic window:
- the LOC141621416 gene encoding uncharacterized protein LOC141621416 produces MLRRKDIMSLMPENLMSLDVIECWSILMNHLEKEEYGDQMRMSFFGIRHMDLLLRMLGTFEQPGTQSDSNYDDLYQIWDTFIVDSDRTVNLKTDLLFVPFCINDHFACVCINHKSNTVDLLDGQRHSNLKKSQFGKAARLISSAVSDYLESRDKEKKNTRAREIPNYVLRQIPFSGMSPTLNQPESGLFTMMAMLLYEGLPFQHEDLEKKKSRRYLVIQLVATSFAQT; encoded by the exons ATGCTTCGGAGAAAAGACATTATGTCCTTGATGCCTGAAAACCTGATGTCGTTAGATGTGATCGAGTGCTGGTCGATTTTGATGAACCATTTGGAGAAGGAGGAATATGGCGACCAAATGAGGATGTCATTCTTTGGTATACGTCACATG GATTTACTGTTGCGTATGCTCGGGACGTTTGAGCAACCAGGCACACAATCAGACAGCAACTATGACGACCTGTACCAGATCTGGGACACCTTCATCGTCGACAGCGACCGCACCGTTAACTTGAAAACAGACTTGCTATTTGTCCCGTTCTGCATTAACGACCATTTTGCATGCGTTTGTATCAATCACAAATCAAATACAGTCGACTTGCTGGACGGGCAAAGGCATTCTAACTTGAAGAAGTCGCAGTTTGGCAAAGCAGCGCGTTTAATT TCTAGCGCAGTGAGTGATTATTTAGAATCACGggataaggaaaagaagaacactaGGGCACGGGAAATTCCTAATTATGTGTTGCGCCAGATACCTTTCAGCGGGATGTCACCAACTCTCAACCAACCAGAGTCGGGTCTGTTCACCATGATGGCGATGCTCTTATACGAGGGTCTTCCTTTTCAGCATGAAGATCTCGAGAAGAAGAAATCACGGCGCTATTTGGTGATCCAGCTGGTAGCTACCTCGTTCGCGCAGACATGA